In Spirosoma pollinicola, the genomic window TAACCGCTGCCATTGGCGAACCAGCAAAATTAGCGGAGATAAAACAAAACTCCAGTAGGTAGCGAGGTGAATGTGTAAGCCATTATCAGCGCATACTGGCTTAAAATCGGCCAGAACAAACCGCCGGATTATACCCACCGCCACATCGTGCTCACCCCGAAAAAGCTTGAACGCGTTGTTGTTAGTCACTAAGATCCCATTGGTTCTCAGTCGCCTGGCCAGGGCCGATACTAGTGGGGGCAGCTCGTTGGCCGTGAAGTAGCAAAATACGTCATTACAAATAATAGCGTCGTATTGCCCGTCTGGTTCAAAACTGGTGAGTTCGTTTAGGTTGACAAACGTAACGGAAAGGTTGCGCTCCCGACAAAAAGTAACGGCATCCGTCGATCCATCGAGGCCCCTTAGATTTGTATATCCCTGCCGACGCAGGAAATCCAGCAGACCACCCGTGCCACAACCAGCATCCAGAATCGTTATATCCCGGCGTTGGCCAAAACGATTCTGCAAGGCTTTTTCTACACGTTCGTGCAAACTGCGGTACCACCACAGTTGCCCTTCCAACCGGAACATTTTCTCGTATTCTTCCGAACGTCCAATCATTTTCAGATAGGCACTCACAGCCTTTGAGCCCTTTACTTGAAGCGGGCCTTGATTTTATGACGCGAAGATGAGATTTATGACACAATTTCAGGCAACTGATATCATACAAATCCACCG contains:
- a CDS encoding class I SAM-dependent DNA methyltransferase, translated to MIGRSEEYEKMFRLEGQLWWYRSLHERVEKALQNRFGQRRDITILDAGCGTGGLLDFLRRQGYTNLRGLDGSTDAVTFCRERNLSVTFVNLNELTSFEPDGQYDAIICNDVFCYFTANELPPLVSALARRLRTNGILVTNNNAFKLFRGEHDVAVGIIRRFVLADFKPVCADNGLHIHLATYWSFVLSPLILLVRQWQRLQLALGWHKPEEAQSDVYLPHPLVNETLYRLVRAEQTLIRRTPFGSSLFMVMSR